The following are encoded in a window of Arthrobacter antioxidans genomic DNA:
- the sucD gene encoding succinate--CoA ligase subunit alpha, translated as MSIYLNKDSRVIVQGITGGEGTKHTALMLKAGTQVVGGVNARKAGTTVTHGDVTLPVYGTVEEAKKETGADVSIVFVPPAFTKDAVVEAIEAGIGLVVVITEGVPVQDSAEFWALAQSKVDADGRQITRIIGPNCPGIITPGESLVGITPANITGKGGVGLVSKSGTLTYQMMFELRDLGFSTAIGIGGDPVIGTTHIDALAAFEADPETKAIVMIGEIGGDAEERAAEFIKANVTKPVVGYVAGFTAPEGKTMGHAGAIVSGSAGTAQAKKEALEAAGVKVGKTPSETAKLLREVYATL; from the coding sequence ATGTCTATCTACCTCAACAAGGACTCCAGGGTCATCGTCCAGGGCATCACCGGCGGCGAGGGCACCAAGCACACCGCCCTCATGCTGAAGGCCGGGACCCAGGTGGTCGGCGGCGTCAACGCCCGCAAGGCAGGCACCACCGTGACCCACGGCGACGTCACCCTCCCCGTGTACGGCACGGTCGAGGAGGCGAAGAAGGAGACCGGCGCCGACGTGTCGATCGTCTTCGTCCCGCCGGCCTTCACGAAGGACGCCGTCGTCGAGGCCATCGAGGCCGGCATCGGGCTTGTCGTGGTCATCACCGAGGGTGTCCCCGTGCAGGACTCGGCCGAGTTCTGGGCCCTCGCCCAGTCGAAGGTCGACGCCGACGGTCGGCAGATCACCCGCATCATCGGCCCCAACTGCCCGGGCATCATCACGCCCGGCGAGTCCCTCGTGGGCATCACCCCGGCGAACATCACGGGCAAGGGCGGCGTGGGCCTCGTCTCGAAGTCCGGCACGCTGACCTACCAGATGATGTTCGAGCTCCGTGACCTCGGCTTCTCGACGGCCATCGGCATCGGCGGCGACCCCGTCATCGGGACCACGCACATCGACGCCCTCGCGGCGTTCGAAGCGGACCCCGAGACCAAGGCCATCGTCATGATCGGCGAGATCGGCGGGGACGCCGAAGAGCGCGCCGCCGAGTTCATCAAGGCGAACGTCACCAAGCCCGTGGTCGGCTACGTCGCGGGCTTCACGGCTCCCGAGGGCAAGACCATGGGCCATGCCGGCGCGATCGTCTCCGGTTCGGCCGGGACCGCGCAGGCCAAGAAGGAAGCCCTGGAGGCTGCCGGCGTCAAGGTCGGCAAGACGCCGTCCGAGACCGCCAAGCTCCTCCGCGAGGTCTACGCGACACTCTGA
- a CDS encoding sugar porter family MFS transporter, with the protein MSSLTRNGTAVTAVDDGHRQRRHLRRATWVATLGGLLFGFDTGVINGALPFMVDDLRLTAFTEGLVASSLVFGAAFGALAGGRLADAYGRRRMLMVLAAVFLGGTLGSALAPDVTVMVASRLVLGLAVGGASVLVPIFLAELSPAARRGQVVTRNELMIVTGQLLAFSSSAFLGSFFGDSHGIWRWMLVLATLPAIGLWIGMYFVPESPRWLAARGAFGSALRVLETLRPPAAAQGEFAALKALAVEDRGQDRASIRDLRQPWLRRIVVVGLGLAVIQQITGVNSIMYYGTRILEVAGFGTQAALTANIANGIISVAATFVGIWLLGRVGRRPMILVGQIGTTSALLAIGLVSLLVPEGTTRGFLVLALTVTFLAFQQGAISPVTWLMLSEIFPMRLRGLGMGAAVFVLWMVNFAVSLSFPILMDAIGISYTFFVFVVLGVAAIVFARRHIPETRGKSLEELEHQFKEAVDGRRR; encoded by the coding sequence ATGAGCAGCCTGACCAGGAACGGCACCGCCGTCACGGCGGTCGACGACGGGCACCGGCAGCGCCGACACCTCCGACGCGCCACCTGGGTGGCGACCCTCGGCGGCCTGCTGTTCGGGTTCGACACCGGCGTCATCAACGGCGCGCTGCCGTTCATGGTGGACGATCTCCGCCTCACGGCCTTCACCGAAGGCCTCGTTGCGAGCTCGCTCGTCTTCGGCGCCGCGTTCGGTGCCCTCGCCGGGGGCCGGCTCGCCGACGCCTACGGACGGCGCCGGATGCTCATGGTGCTCGCGGCCGTCTTCCTCGGGGGAACGCTCGGCTCCGCCCTCGCCCCCGATGTCACGGTCATGGTCGCCTCGCGGCTCGTCCTCGGGCTGGCGGTCGGCGGGGCCTCGGTGCTCGTCCCGATCTTCCTCGCCGAACTCTCCCCGGCCGCCCGCCGCGGGCAGGTGGTGACCCGCAACGAGCTCATGATCGTGACGGGCCAGCTCCTGGCGTTCAGCAGCAGCGCCTTCCTCGGCAGCTTCTTCGGTGACAGCCACGGCATCTGGCGGTGGATGCTCGTCCTGGCCACGCTGCCGGCCATCGGCCTCTGGATCGGTATGTACTTCGTGCCGGAGAGCCCCCGCTGGCTCGCGGCGCGGGGCGCGTTCGGGTCCGCCCTGCGGGTCCTGGAGACCCTCCGCCCGCCGGCCGCCGCGCAGGGCGAGTTCGCCGCACTCAAGGCGCTGGCCGTCGAGGACCGCGGGCAGGACCGCGCGAGCATCCGCGACCTGCGCCAGCCCTGGCTCCGCCGCATCGTCGTCGTCGGCCTCGGTCTCGCCGTCATCCAGCAGATCACCGGCGTGAACTCGATCATGTACTACGGGACGCGGATCCTCGAGGTCGCAGGGTTCGGGACGCAGGCCGCGCTCACCGCGAACATCGCCAACGGGATCATCTCCGTCGCGGCGACCTTCGTCGGCATCTGGCTGCTCGGCCGGGTGGGGCGCCGCCCCATGATCCTCGTCGGGCAGATCGGGACGACGTCGGCCCTGCTCGCCATCGGCCTCGTCTCCCTCCTGGTGCCCGAGGGCACGACCCGGGGCTTCCTGGTCCTGGCCCTCACCGTCACCTTCCTGGCCTTCCAGCAGGGCGCGATCTCCCCGGTGACCTGGCTCATGCTGTCCGAGATCTTCCCCATGCGGCTGCGGGGCCTCGGCATGGGCGCGGCGGTCTTCGTCCTGTGGATGGTCAATTTCGCTGTCAGCCTCAGCTTCCCGATCCTCATGGACGCCATCGGCATCTCGTACACCTTCTTCGTGTTCGTGGTCCTCGGTGTCGCCGCGATCGTCTTCGCCCGCCGCCACATCCCCGAGACCCGCGGGAAGAGCCTGGAGGAACTGGAGCACCAGTTCAAGGAGGCGGTGGACGGGCGGCGGCGGTAG
- a CDS encoding zinc-dependent alcohol dehydrogenase family protein yields the protein MRATIIHGPGDIRVEDRDYPSIIRPTDAVVKVTASCVCGSDLWPYRGVRPTKEPKAIGHEFVGVVESVGDDVRDVAVGDFVIAPFVDSCGTCPQCLNGVTVACDHLVGWGSTDEHGDFVQGAQGEAVRVPQADGTLRKVDGVTEPDAALTASLLTLSDVMSTGHHAAVSANVGPDSTVVVVGDGAVGLCGVLAAKRLGAGRIIAMSRHADRQELAREFGATDIVAERGDEGVEKVRELLGGVLADSVLECVGTKESMDQALRSTRPGGHLGFVGVPAGGPELPIGVLFAKNITVGGGMAPAHTYIPELLKDVLDGTINPGRVFDVEMPLEDAAEAYKAMDERRAIKVLLKP from the coding sequence ATGCGCGCCACCATCATCCACGGGCCCGGCGACATCCGGGTCGAGGACCGGGACTACCCGAGCATCATCCGTCCCACGGACGCCGTCGTGAAGGTCACGGCATCCTGCGTCTGCGGCTCCGACCTCTGGCCGTACCGCGGGGTCCGGCCCACGAAGGAACCCAAGGCCATCGGCCACGAGTTCGTCGGCGTCGTGGAGTCGGTGGGCGACGACGTCCGCGACGTCGCAGTAGGCGACTTCGTGATCGCGCCGTTCGTGGACAGCTGCGGCACGTGCCCGCAGTGCCTCAACGGCGTGACCGTGGCATGCGACCACCTGGTGGGCTGGGGCAGCACCGACGAGCACGGCGACTTCGTGCAGGGCGCCCAGGGCGAAGCCGTGCGTGTCCCGCAGGCCGACGGCACCCTGCGGAAGGTGGACGGCGTGACCGAGCCCGACGCCGCCCTGACGGCGAGCCTGCTGACCCTCTCCGACGTGATGTCCACCGGCCACCACGCCGCGGTGTCCGCGAACGTGGGCCCGGACAGCACCGTCGTCGTCGTGGGCGACGGCGCCGTGGGCCTGTGCGGGGTCCTCGCCGCGAAGCGCCTGGGGGCCGGGCGCATCATCGCCATGTCACGCCACGCCGACCGGCAGGAGCTCGCCCGCGAGTTCGGCGCCACGGACATCGTCGCCGAGCGCGGCGACGAGGGCGTGGAGAAGGTGCGCGAGCTGCTCGGGGGAGTCCTCGCCGACTCCGTCCTCGAATGCGTGGGCACGAAGGAGTCGATGGACCAGGCGCTGCGCAGCACGCGCCCCGGTGGACACCTGGGCTTCGTCGGCGTCCCCGCCGGCGGACCGGAACTGCCCATCGGCGTGCTCTTCGCGAAGAACATCACCGTGGGCGGCGGGATGGCGCCGGCCCACACCTACATCCCGGAACTGCTGAAGGACGTCCTCGACGGGACGATCAACCCGGGCCGCGTCTTCGACGTCGAGATGCCCCTCGAGGACGCCGCGGAGGCCTACAAGGCCATGGACGAGCGCCGCGCCATCAAGGTGCTCCTGAAGCCCTGA
- a CDS encoding SRPBCC family protein → MTTTPGTDSAYLISRERLIAAPADRIFEVLATPALHSVIDGSGTVRGEQPNGPARLSLGAKFGMDMTMGASYKILNRVVEFEEGRRIAWRHFSAHVWRYTLEPRDGGTLVREEWDGRAVRWRFVFRLTGFTRRHPASIEATLGKLEDYVLQQHDPA, encoded by the coding sequence ATGACGACGACGCCCGGCACGGATTCCGCCTACCTCATCTCCAGGGAACGCCTCATCGCGGCGCCCGCCGACCGCATCTTCGAGGTCCTCGCGACACCGGCGCTGCACAGTGTCATCGACGGGTCCGGGACGGTCCGCGGCGAGCAGCCCAACGGGCCGGCCCGCCTGTCGCTGGGCGCGAAGTTCGGGATGGACATGACGATGGGCGCCTCCTACAAGATCCTGAACCGTGTGGTCGAGTTCGAGGAGGGTCGCCGGATCGCCTGGCGGCACTTCTCCGCCCACGTCTGGCGGTACACGCTCGAACCCCGGGACGGCGGGACGCTCGTGCGCGAGGAGTGGGACGGACGCGCCGTGCGGTGGCGGTTCGTGTTCAGGCTCACGGGCTTCACGCGCCGGCACCCCGCGAGCATCGAGGCGACCCTCGGGAAACTCGAGGACTACGTCCTGCAGCAGCACGACCCCGCGTAG
- a CDS encoding S1C family serine protease, with amino-acid sequence MDEQDALDAYSAAVVRIAESTLPSVAAVSVRTARGAGAGSASVISTEGHLLTSAHVVAGAQRTEVAFGDGSVLPARVVGRDPLSDLAVLAAEGSTPPPVPWGDATRLRVGQLVVALGNPLGLAGSVTAGIVSALGRSLPTLSGRVVDEVIQTDAILNPGNSGGVLADSAGRMVGVNTAVAGIGLGLAVPINPTTREIIDALITRGRVRRAWLGVVGAQITLSPELAARVGSRTGMQVASVVAGSPAAGAGARAGDVVVSLDHAAVRSATGIQRLMVETAIGRRMEMTVWRNGALVDIVVHPEELRTP; translated from the coding sequence ATGGACGAGCAGGACGCTCTCGACGCGTACTCGGCGGCGGTCGTGCGGATCGCCGAGTCGACACTGCCATCGGTGGCGGCGGTCTCGGTGCGTACCGCCCGCGGCGCGGGGGCAGGCAGCGCGTCCGTCATCTCCACGGAAGGCCACCTGCTGACGAGCGCGCATGTGGTCGCCGGCGCGCAGCGGACCGAGGTCGCGTTCGGCGACGGATCCGTCCTCCCCGCACGCGTCGTCGGCAGGGATCCGTTGTCGGACCTCGCCGTCCTCGCAGCGGAGGGCAGCACTCCCCCGCCGGTGCCGTGGGGGGATGCGACCAGGCTCCGCGTGGGGCAGCTCGTGGTCGCTCTCGGCAACCCGCTCGGGCTGGCAGGCAGCGTGACCGCGGGGATCGTGTCCGCGCTCGGCAGATCGCTGCCCACGCTGTCGGGGCGCGTCGTGGACGAGGTCATCCAGACCGACGCGATCCTGAATCCGGGCAACAGCGGAGGCGTGCTCGCCGACAGCGCCGGCCGCATGGTCGGCGTCAACACCGCCGTCGCCGGCATAGGGCTCGGCCTGGCCGTGCCGATCAACCCGACCACCCGTGAGATCATCGACGCGCTCATCACCCGGGGCCGGGTGCGGCGTGCATGGCTGGGGGTGGTCGGAGCCCAGATCACCCTCTCCCCCGAGCTCGCGGCCCGGGTCGGATCGCGCACCGGGATGCAGGTGGCCTCCGTCGTCGCGGGCAGTCCTGCCGCGGGCGCCGGGGCACGGGCCGGTGACGTGGTCGTGTCACTCGACCACGCCGCGGTCCGCAGCGCGACGGGCATCCAGCGGCTGATGGTGGAGACGGCGATCGGCCGCCGCATGGAGATGACGGTGTGGCGCAACGGCGCCCTGGTGGACATCGTCGTGCACCCGGAGGAACTGCGCACCCCGTGA
- a CDS encoding VIT1/CCC1 transporter family protein has translation MNTPRNDPENTPARPPSRDDVKRWRQYLADERAEAATYRDLARRRTGEEREILLGLAEAEGRHEAHWLELLGDDAGRPLRPSVRNRLLGVLARRFGSVFVLALAQRAEGRSPYASEPSATSAMVADEQIHEEVVRGLATRGRNRLSGNFRAAVFGANDGLVSNLALVMGIGATGVSTSFILFSGLAGLLAGALSMGAGEYVSVRSQRELLSATRPTQITLTAAKELDIAANELVLVYRARGMTPAAAEHRASERLGLLGCDCDPSFSLQPEEDDAVDEHETVGTGLGAAASSFCFFASGAIIPVLPYLLGLSGMLAVVVACMLVGLALMATGAVVALLSGASPLRLALRQLGIGLGAAAVTYGLGLLFGTSVA, from the coding sequence TTGAACACCCCCCGGAACGACCCCGAGAACACGCCCGCACGCCCCCCGTCCCGCGACGACGTGAAGCGCTGGCGCCAGTACCTCGCGGACGAGCGCGCCGAGGCCGCCACCTACCGCGATCTCGCCCGGCGCAGGACCGGCGAGGAGCGCGAGATCCTGCTCGGCCTCGCGGAGGCCGAGGGCCGCCACGAGGCGCACTGGCTCGAACTCCTCGGCGACGACGCCGGACGGCCCCTGCGGCCCTCCGTCCGCAACAGGCTCCTGGGCGTGCTCGCACGGCGCTTCGGCTCCGTCTTCGTCCTCGCCCTCGCCCAGCGGGCCGAGGGCCGCTCCCCCTACGCGTCCGAGCCTTCGGCCACGAGCGCGATGGTCGCCGACGAACAGATCCACGAGGAGGTGGTGCGCGGCCTCGCGACCCGCGGCCGCAACCGGCTCTCGGGCAACTTCCGTGCCGCGGTGTTCGGCGCGAACGACGGCCTCGTCAGCAACCTCGCACTGGTCATGGGCATCGGCGCGACCGGCGTCTCGACGTCGTTCATCCTGTTCAGCGGGCTGGCCGGCCTGCTCGCGGGCGCGCTCTCGATGGGTGCCGGCGAGTACGTGTCCGTCCGGTCCCAGCGCGAGCTCCTGTCCGCCACGCGCCCCACGCAGATCACACTGACGGCGGCCAAGGAACTCGACATCGCCGCGAACGAGCTCGTGCTGGTGTACCGGGCGAGGGGGATGACGCCCGCCGCCGCGGAGCACCGCGCGTCGGAACGCCTGGGCCTGCTCGGCTGCGACTGCGACCCGAGCTTCTCGCTCCAGCCCGAGGAGGACGACGCCGTCGACGAGCACGAGACGGTCGGCACCGGCCTCGGGGCCGCCGCCTCGAGCTTCTGCTTCTTCGCCTCCGGGGCGATCATCCCGGTCCTGCCGTACCTGCTGGGCCTGAGCGGCATGCTCGCCGTCGTCGTCGCCTGCATGCTCGTGGGACTGGCGCTGATGGCGACCGGCGCCGTCGTCGCCCTCCTGTCCGGCGCCTCGCCGCTGCGGCTGGCGCTGCGGCAGCTGGGCATCGGGCTCGGCGCCGCCGCGGTGACCTACGGACTCGGCCTGCTGTTCGGCACCTCTGTGGCATGA
- a CDS encoding long-chain-fatty-acid--CoA ligase: MDLAARPWVESYAPGVPRSFSVPEGTLSDLLDASVAAHGPRAALEFFGATTTYEELGAAVARAAAGLRSLGVSAGDRVALVLPNCPQHIVAFYAVLRLGAIVVEHNPLYTDRELRHQFEDHGATVAVVWDRVVPRVQRLPADIPVTSVVSVDLIGAMPVSRRLALKLPLRRAREAKAALTTEEKLTGPRKVIAWRELLHHRPLPDRHPRPSAEDTAVLQYTSGTTGVPKGAILTHRNLLANAAQGRAWVPGLDEGRETVYAVLPMFHAYGLTLCVTFAVSIGAKLVLFPRFDVPLVLDAVRRSPPTFLPAVPPIYDRLAAGAAERGVDLSSIRFAISGAMNLPQATVETWEAATGGYLIEGYGLTETSPISAGNPIGPTRRPGTIGVPFPGTDVRIVDPEDPRTDRAPGEAGELLLKGPQVFQGYWRRPDETEDTLLDGGWFRTGDIVRMDDDGFLTIVDRIKELIITGGFNVSPSEVEGILRTHPSVADTAVVGLPRAGGGEDVAAAVVLAPGAALDVEALRASCRGALAAYKVPRIIVQMEDLPRSLIGKVLRREVRSQLINDGHRAEGKGDGR, from the coding sequence ATGGATCTGGCAGCCCGCCCCTGGGTCGAAAGCTATGCGCCGGGTGTGCCCCGGTCCTTCAGCGTGCCCGAGGGCACGCTGTCCGACCTCCTCGACGCGTCGGTGGCGGCCCACGGCCCCCGCGCGGCCCTCGAGTTCTTCGGCGCCACGACGACCTACGAGGAGCTGGGCGCCGCGGTGGCCCGCGCGGCGGCGGGCCTGCGGTCCCTCGGCGTCTCGGCGGGGGATCGCGTGGCCCTCGTGCTGCCGAACTGCCCCCAGCACATCGTCGCCTTCTACGCGGTGCTCCGCCTCGGCGCGATCGTCGTCGAGCACAATCCGCTCTACACGGACCGCGAGCTGCGGCACCAGTTCGAGGACCACGGCGCCACGGTGGCGGTCGTGTGGGACAGGGTGGTGCCGCGCGTGCAGCGGCTGCCGGCCGACATCCCCGTGACCTCCGTGGTGTCGGTGGACCTCATCGGGGCCATGCCCGTCTCGCGCCGGCTCGCGCTGAAGCTGCCCCTACGCCGCGCGCGGGAGGCGAAGGCCGCGCTCACCACCGAGGAGAAGCTGACCGGCCCCCGGAAGGTCATCGCCTGGCGGGAGCTGCTCCATCACCGGCCGCTGCCGGACCGGCACCCCCGGCCCTCGGCGGAGGACACGGCGGTCCTGCAGTACACGAGCGGCACCACGGGCGTGCCCAAGGGTGCCATCCTCACGCACCGGAACCTGCTGGCGAACGCGGCCCAGGGGCGGGCCTGGGTGCCGGGCCTCGACGAGGGCCGCGAGACCGTCTACGCCGTCCTGCCCATGTTCCACGCCTACGGGCTGACGCTGTGCGTGACCTTCGCCGTGAGCATCGGCGCGAAGCTCGTCCTGTTCCCGCGCTTCGACGTGCCGCTGGTGCTCGACGCCGTCCGGAGGAGCCCGCCCACGTTCCTGCCGGCCGTGCCCCCCATCTACGACCGGCTCGCGGCCGGCGCGGCCGAGCGCGGGGTGGATCTCAGCAGTATCCGGTTCGCGATCTCCGGGGCCATGAACCTCCCGCAGGCCACGGTGGAGACCTGGGAGGCGGCCACGGGCGGCTACCTCATCGAGGGGTACGGGCTCACGGAGACGTCCCCCATCTCGGCCGGCAATCCGATCGGCCCCACCCGGAGGCCCGGCACGATCGGGGTGCCGTTCCCCGGGACCGACGTCCGCATCGTCGATCCGGAGGACCCTCGCACGGACCGCGCCCCGGGCGAGGCGGGGGAGCTGCTCCTGAAGGGCCCCCAGGTGTTCCAGGGCTACTGGCGGCGACCGGACGAGACCGAGGACACCCTGCTCGACGGCGGCTGGTTCCGGACGGGGGACATCGTCCGGATGGACGACGACGGCTTCCTGACGATCGTGGACCGCATCAAGGAACTCATCATCACGGGCGGTTTCAACGTCTCGCCGAGCGAGGTGGAGGGCATCCTGCGGACGCACCCCAGCGTCGCCGACACCGCCGTGGTGGGACTCCCGCGAGCCGGCGGAGGCGAGGACGTGGCCGCCGCCGTCGTCCTCGCGCCGGGCGCCGCCCTCGACGTCGAGGCCCTCCGGGCTTCATGTCGCGGCGCGCTCGCCGCCTACAAGGTCCCCCGCATCATCGTGCAGATGGAGGACCTGCCCCGATCGCTGATCGGCAAGGTCCTCCGCCGCGAGGTGCGCTCCCAACTGATCAACGATGGCCATCGGGCCGAAGGAAAAGGTGACGGTCGATGA
- a CDS encoding AI-2E family transporter, which yields MTESTDVRAATPPAKGPWRDSLGNASIRAAQVLLLLILGVVAVYALIQVQLVVIPMLLAIILAAAIGPFVNWLRRKGWGPSTATTAAFLLLLLVFGGLITGIVFAVVGQAGELVSSATEGFDELYAFAQNGPIPIDDAQIQQARDAAVDFATSSTVGAGAISGLSAAGNFFAGGLLMVVILFFFLKDGEKIWAFMLRAFKGKRLVKARRVGYSSMAVLGGYVRGTAIVALVDSVFIGGALLVLGVPLALPLAAIVFVGAFIPLVGATLAGVLAALIALVANGPFVALIVIIVVIVVNQLEGNFLQPVVMGRTLQVHALVILFALTAGTILAGIIGAILSVPVAAVIWAAIKAWNGEKDEEITREEVEDAEVQTALDETGHGLSSTPKEEQEAKKAAALAAIDDADERPTAQGRRTEGLDDDDDGLPTGPAGSADDAGPAGRHRGSSSVGH from the coding sequence ATGACCGAGTCAACCGACGTGCGGGCGGCAACGCCCCCCGCGAAGGGCCCCTGGCGTGACAGCCTCGGGAACGCCAGCATCCGGGCGGCGCAGGTGCTCCTGCTGCTGATCCTGGGCGTGGTGGCCGTGTACGCACTGATCCAGGTGCAGCTCGTGGTGATCCCGATGCTGCTCGCGATCATCCTCGCGGCCGCGATCGGGCCCTTCGTGAACTGGCTCCGACGGAAGGGCTGGGGCCCGTCCACCGCCACCACCGCGGCCTTCCTGCTGCTCCTGCTCGTCTTCGGCGGGCTCATCACCGGCATCGTGTTCGCCGTCGTCGGGCAGGCCGGTGAGCTCGTGTCCTCCGCGACGGAGGGCTTCGACGAGCTCTACGCGTTCGCGCAGAACGGCCCCATCCCGATCGACGACGCGCAGATCCAGCAGGCGCGGGACGCGGCGGTCGACTTCGCCACGAGCAGTACCGTGGGTGCAGGTGCCATCTCGGGCCTCAGTGCGGCAGGGAACTTCTTCGCGGGCGGCCTGCTCATGGTGGTCATCCTGTTCTTCTTCCTCAAGGACGGCGAGAAGATCTGGGCGTTCATGTTGCGCGCCTTCAAGGGCAAGCGCCTCGTCAAGGCCCGTCGGGTCGGTTACAGCAGCATGGCCGTCCTGGGCGGCTACGTGCGCGGTACGGCGATCGTGGCTCTCGTCGACTCCGTGTTCATCGGCGGTGCGCTGCTGGTCCTCGGGGTCCCGCTCGCCCTCCCGCTGGCCGCGATCGTCTTCGTCGGCGCCTTCATCCCCCTCGTCGGGGCGACGCTCGCCGGTGTCCTCGCGGCCCTGATCGCGCTCGTGGCCAACGGACCATTCGTCGCGCTCATCGTCATCATCGTGGTCATCGTGGTCAACCAGCTCGAGGGCAACTTCCTGCAGCCCGTGGTCATGGGCCGCACGCTGCAGGTGCACGCCCTCGTCATCCTGTTCGCCCTGACCGCCGGCACCATCCTGGCGGGCATCATCGGTGCCATCCTCTCCGTCCCGGTCGCCGCGGTCATCTGGGCGGCCATCAAGGCCTGGAACGGGGAGAAGGACGAGGAGATCACCCGGGAGGAGGTCGAGGACGCCGAGGTGCAGACGGCCCTCGACGAGACGGGCCACGGCCTGAGTTCGACCCCCAAGGAGGAGCAGGAGGCCAAGAAGGCGGCCGCCCTGGCGGCCATCGACGACGCCGACGAGCGCCCCACCGCGCAGGGGCGCAGGACCGAAGGGCTCGACGACGATGACGACGGCCTGCCCACCGGCCCGGCCGGCAGCGCCGATGACGCCGGTCCCGCCGGCCGTCACCGGGGATCGTCCTCCGTGGGACACTGA
- a CDS encoding sodium:solute symporter yields the protein MQALNIAIVVAYLVAMLGFGWWGKSRTRNASDYLVAGRRLGPFLYTGTMAAVVLGGASTVGGVGLGYQYGISGMWLVVAIGTGVLLLSLLFAPTIQKLKIYTVSQMLTLRYGHRATRVSGIVMLAYTLMLCATSTGAYATIFVVLFGWDRALSIAVGGTIVLIYSTIGGMWSITLADMAQFVIKTIGVFALMLPFSLAAAGGFDGIADRAGDEFFSITGIGAQSIVTYFVVYTLGLLIGQDIWQRVFTSRTPEIARWGGSAAGVYCILYGVAGAVIGMSASVVLPAIESKDDVYADIALNVLPIGIGGLVLAAAVAAMMSTASGALIAAATVARTDVVPFVAGWFGKGGGERPTSEHDVASSRWWVLGLGVVAIMLAVVVQDVVAALTIAYDILVGGLLVAILGGLLWRRGNGIGAGVSMAAGTLVTLGVMAYLELTAENQYDGVYANEPIYWGLGVSAIVYVAVSLGTRATDPVVMEAWDRRVAGDVPEDVPVTAAR from the coding sequence ATGCAAGCACTCAACATCGCCATCGTAGTGGCCTATCTCGTTGCCATGCTCGGCTTCGGGTGGTGGGGCAAGTCCCGCACCCGCAACGCCAGCGACTACCTCGTGGCCGGACGGCGCCTCGGACCGTTCCTCTACACCGGCACCATGGCCGCCGTCGTCCTGGGCGGCGCCTCCACCGTGGGCGGGGTGGGGCTCGGCTACCAGTACGGCATCTCCGGCATGTGGCTCGTCGTGGCCATCGGCACCGGCGTCCTGCTGCTCAGCCTCCTCTTCGCGCCCACCATCCAGAAGCTGAAGATCTACACCGTCTCGCAGATGCTCACCCTGCGGTACGGCCACCGCGCCACGCGGGTGTCCGGGATCGTCATGCTCGCCTACACCCTCATGCTCTGCGCCACGTCGACGGGCGCCTACGCCACGATCTTCGTGGTGCTCTTCGGCTGGGACCGCGCGCTGTCCATCGCCGTCGGCGGAACGATCGTCCTCATCTACTCCACGATCGGCGGCATGTGGTCCATCACCCTCGCCGACATGGCCCAGTTCGTGATCAAGACCATCGGCGTCTTCGCCCTCATGCTGCCCTTCTCCCTCGCTGCCGCCGGCGGCTTCGACGGCATCGCCGACCGCGCCGGCGACGAGTTCTTCAGCATCACCGGCATCGGCGCACAGAGCATCGTCACCTACTTCGTGGTCTACACGCTGGGCCTGCTGATCGGGCAGGACATCTGGCAGCGCGTCTTCACCTCCCGGACGCCGGAGATCGCCCGCTGGGGCGGTTCCGCCGCCGGCGTCTACTGCATCCTCTACGGCGTCGCCGGCGCCGTGATCGGCATGAGCGCCAGCGTCGTCCTACCCGCGATCGAGTCGAAGGACGACGTCTACGCGGACATCGCCCTGAACGTCCTGCCGATCGGCATCGGCGGGCTGGTCCTCGCGGCCGCCGTCGCCGCGATGATGTCGACGGCGTCCGGCGCGCTGATCGCCGCCGCCACCGTGGCACGGACCGACGTGGTGCCGTTCGTGGCCGGCTGGTTCGGGAAGGGCGGCGGCGAGCGCCCGACGTCCGAGCACGACGTCGCATCGAGCCGCTGGTGGGTCCTCGGTCTCGGTGTCGTGGCGATCATGCTCGCGGTGGTCGTCCAGGACGTCGTGGCCGCCCTGACCATCGCGTACGACATCCTCGTGGGAGGGCTCCTCGTCGCGATCCTCGGCGGCCTGCTGTGGCGCCGCGGCAACGGGATCGGCGCCGGCGTGTCCATGGCGGCGGGCACGCTCGTCACCCTCGGCGTCATGGCCTACCTCGAGCTCACCGCGGAGAACCAGTACGACGGCGTCTATGCGAACGAGCCGATCTACTGGGGTCTCGGGGTGTCCGCGATCGTCTACGTCGCGGTCTCGCTGGGCACCCGGGCCACGGATCCGGTCGTCATGGAGGCGTGGGACCGCCGGGTCGCCGGCGACGTGCCGGAGGATGTGCCGGTGACCGCGGCACGCTGA